One window of Deinococcus malanensis genomic DNA carries:
- a CDS encoding S1 family peptidase — protein MRSPLKTAAALTSMLFASALAITYGQPDGNRHPFVGALVGDFGGQTYPYCSGTLISETVFLTAAHCNLGQARVTVMFDSKYSKQTKLHAGTFHAHPQYGAAQNDPHDIAVVVFYKPITGLTPARLPTRGQFDRLSPDQKFTSVGYGGQEAVNQPGGPVNGYLDTREYSVGTLNAINPAWLRISQNPATGNGGTCYGDSGGPNFLGAGADETNLVASTTITGDALCKSTNVTYRLDTDSARNFLKSFISLP, from the coding sequence ATGCGTTCCCCCCTCAAGACTGCCGCTGCCCTGACCTCCATGCTGTTTGCGTCCGCCCTGGCCATCACCTATGGCCAGCCCGACGGCAACAGGCACCCATTTGTAGGCGCCCTGGTCGGGGACTTTGGAGGCCAGACCTACCCCTATTGCTCGGGCACGCTGATTTCTGAAACCGTGTTCCTGACAGCCGCCCACTGCAACCTGGGGCAAGCACGCGTGACCGTCATGTTTGACAGCAAGTACAGCAAGCAGACCAAGCTGCACGCGGGAACCTTTCATGCCCACCCGCAGTATGGCGCGGCACAGAATGACCCGCACGACATCGCCGTGGTCGTGTTCTACAAGCCCATCACCGGCCTGACACCCGCCCGCCTGCCCACCCGTGGTCAGTTCGACCGCCTGTCCCCGGACCAGAAGTTCACCAGCGTGGGCTACGGCGGCCAGGAAGCGGTCAACCAGCCGGGCGGACCGGTCAACGGGTATCTCGACACCCGGGAGTACTCGGTGGGCACCCTGAACGCGATTAACCCGGCGTGGCTGCGCATCTCCCAGAACCCGGCCACGGGCAACGGCGGCACCTGTTACGGCGACTCTGGCGGTCCGAACTTCCTGGGTGCCGGAGCGGATGAGACGAATCTGGTGGCCAGCACGACCATCACCGGGGACGCGCTGTGCAAGAGCACCAACGTGACCTACCGGCTGGATACCGACTCGGCGCGAAATTTCCTGAAGAGCTTCATCTCCCTGCCCTGA
- a CDS encoding sensor domain-containing diguanylate cyclase/phosphohydrolase, whose amino-acid sequence MKEASPDHDRLLALARYVLSNTSSSQALESITQLAARFLGMPAAQLNLISEHWQHTRAQFNWSGPDLPRDLSFCTHTIELPPGELVLEILDTTRDPRFSQHPLVVSQPGLRYYAGAPLYTPDGYAIGSLCVLDTRPHAPLTSEQQLILTQLADLAVTELERERAAQALQESFQQQQAHEARLQAMMAHTSDLVIFKDSAGRILDLNPAAERVLGYQRGATGQIDLELFGEEEYIRTRASEEHVMRTGEHLRYERRIRLGGRERVFEATTFPLQLPSGEVDGVIVVARDLTEHHDLKQALQAANTELETRVQERTYALENLAYRDPLTRLSNRRAFDLTLDTALAQAERTGSAVHLVIFDLDELKAMNDRFGHARGDEFLKTFSSALGRVFHQGAVFRFGGDEFAVIFEGKPPVPLLDMAAQAVLLTREGGFLLANASFGAASSPSDAVTASDLLRLADQRMLRDKIAKRSVRHLQVPQPGSQQTAAPHTPAAALEAIRATLHLLTQEGELSDVAWKGLLEAAVVSVPGAEAGSLSLHEQNGFVYRAQVGFSDALLGMRHSVADAYAWHGAGDWRNGRARLIRGADTIREHSRMTVDSLEQREVYEQYGALHQLKANVSVPVVLGGEVVAVINLDSMSHEAAFDLAALQTAEEFAALAAALLSDYRRRGRELARQRELEVLVRVSATLRDARSPDDVETPLCLEAVELLGTEHVVYLRHLPDEDTLQLTVRGWPSETTPRTVPRDDGPLWTALHSRRQQQVRADTASADMFHLPGAELLVTPLWAGDMPLGVLVAAHSAPASFTDLEAKLIAAVASTGASALQRVRAEQGQAERVAELHLLADLARLKGALDPPAEVARRCIAAARTFLGAEYAGYLHLEHRFTVTDGYAPPAFHAAVAPLIEHSPDLEQLLDPEAPRIAASAYPQSPDAMPALVEAGVQGLVVVPVVERGQRVGLVAFVWFQPRRTLPGAAQTLAARVAELIGRVTERHAYIEDLKNTREGALLALGMSLELRDFETHGHTERVVRLSTRFAHHLDLGAEEREGLRQGAYLHDVGKLAIPDSVLLKPGKLDEHEWRLMQTHAAIGADMIERIPTIHPLARGVIRHHHERWDGRGYPDGLSGEGIPLAARVFSLVDVYDALTSERPYKRAWTPAEACEEIRRQAGTQFDPALVEVFLKLVEPLEQPPRGTDPYRKSVL is encoded by the coding sequence GTGAAGGAAGCTTCGCCTGACCACGACCGGCTGCTCGCGCTTGCTCGTTACGTCCTCTCCAACACTTCCTCGAGTCAGGCGCTGGAAAGCATCACGCAGCTTGCAGCGAGGTTTCTCGGCATGCCGGCAGCGCAGCTCAACCTGATCAGTGAGCACTGGCAGCACACCCGGGCCCAATTCAACTGGAGCGGACCTGACCTGCCCCGTGACCTTTCTTTCTGCACGCATACCATCGAGCTGCCACCTGGCGAACTGGTGCTGGAAATTCTGGACACAACGCGTGATCCCCGGTTCAGTCAGCATCCCCTGGTCGTCAGCCAGCCGGGGCTGCGCTACTACGCCGGAGCACCCCTGTACACACCTGACGGCTATGCCATCGGCAGCCTGTGCGTCCTGGACACCCGCCCCCATGCTCCCCTGACGTCAGAACAGCAGCTGATCCTGACCCAGCTGGCCGATCTGGCCGTGACCGAGCTGGAGCGCGAGCGGGCGGCCCAGGCCCTGCAGGAGTCATTCCAGCAGCAACAGGCGCATGAGGCGCGGCTTCAGGCCATGATGGCCCACACCAGCGATCTGGTGATCTTCAAGGACAGTGCCGGGAGAATCCTGGACCTCAACCCCGCTGCCGAGCGGGTATTGGGGTACCAGCGGGGCGCGACGGGTCAGATCGATCTCGAACTGTTCGGCGAAGAGGAGTACATCCGCACCCGGGCCTCCGAGGAACATGTCATGCGGACCGGCGAGCATCTTCGTTACGAACGGCGGATTCGACTGGGCGGCCGTGAACGGGTTTTTGAAGCCACCACCTTTCCGCTGCAGCTGCCGTCTGGTGAGGTGGACGGCGTGATCGTGGTCGCCCGTGACCTGACCGAGCACCATGACCTGAAGCAGGCCCTTCAGGCCGCCAACACCGAGCTCGAAACCCGCGTCCAGGAACGGACCTACGCGCTGGAAAACTTGGCCTATCGCGATCCCCTGACCCGCCTGAGCAACCGCCGGGCCTTCGACCTGACACTGGATACAGCACTGGCCCAGGCCGAGCGCACGGGCTCGGCAGTACATCTGGTGATCTTTGATCTCGACGAACTGAAGGCCATGAACGACCGCTTTGGTCACGCCCGTGGAGACGAATTCCTGAAGACCTTCTCCTCGGCGCTGGGCCGGGTCTTTCACCAGGGTGCGGTGTTCCGTTTCGGAGGCGATGAATTCGCGGTGATCTTCGAAGGGAAGCCGCCCGTCCCGCTGCTGGACATGGCAGCACAGGCCGTGCTGCTGACCCGGGAAGGTGGCTTTCTGCTGGCCAATGCATCGTTCGGTGCCGCGTCCTCGCCAAGTGACGCGGTGACCGCCAGTGACCTGCTGCGGCTGGCCGACCAGCGCATGCTGCGTGACAAGATCGCCAAGCGCTCGGTCCGGCACCTGCAGGTGCCCCAGCCGGGCAGCCAGCAGACGGCCGCACCTCATACGCCGGCGGCAGCGCTGGAAGCCATCCGCGCCACCCTGCATCTGCTGACCCAGGAAGGTGAACTCAGTGACGTGGCCTGGAAGGGGCTGCTGGAAGCGGCCGTGGTCAGTGTGCCGGGCGCCGAGGCCGGGTCGCTGTCCCTGCATGAGCAGAATGGCTTCGTGTACCGCGCTCAGGTGGGATTTTCGGATGCTCTGCTGGGCATGCGGCACAGTGTCGCCGATGCGTATGCCTGGCATGGGGCCGGGGACTGGCGGAACGGCCGGGCCCGTCTGATCAGAGGCGCAGACACCATCCGTGAACATTCGCGTATGACCGTTGACAGCCTCGAACAGCGGGAGGTGTACGAGCAGTACGGCGCGCTGCATCAGCTCAAGGCCAACGTCAGCGTCCCGGTGGTGCTGGGCGGCGAGGTAGTGGCCGTGATCAACCTGGACAGCATGAGCCACGAGGCCGCATTCGATCTGGCAGCCCTGCAGACTGCTGAGGAGTTTGCCGCACTGGCCGCAGCCCTGCTGTCCGACTACCGTAGGCGCGGGCGCGAGCTGGCCCGGCAACGTGAACTGGAGGTTCTGGTGCGGGTAAGCGCGACCCTGCGTGACGCCCGCAGCCCCGACGACGTGGAAACGCCGCTGTGTCTGGAGGCCGTCGAGCTGCTGGGTACAGAGCATGTCGTGTACCTGCGCCACCTGCCCGACGAAGACACCCTGCAGCTGACAGTCCGCGGCTGGCCGTCCGAAACCACACCGCGCACCGTCCCACGTGACGACGGGCCACTGTGGACCGCGCTGCACTCGCGCCGCCAGCAGCAGGTCCGGGCCGACACCGCCAGTGCTGACATGTTCCATCTGCCCGGGGCCGAGCTTCTGGTCACGCCGCTGTGGGCAGGAGACATGCCCCTGGGGGTGCTGGTTGCGGCCCACAGCGCACCGGCCTCCTTTACCGACCTGGAAGCGAAGCTGATTGCCGCCGTCGCCTCCACGGGCGCGAGTGCCCTGCAGCGGGTGCGCGCCGAACAGGGGCAGGCCGAGCGGGTGGCCGAACTGCACCTGCTGGCCGATCTGGCGCGTCTGAAAGGTGCGCTTGACCCCCCGGCCGAAGTCGCGCGACGCTGCATCGCGGCGGCCCGGACCTTTCTGGGTGCCGAGTACGCGGGGTACCTGCATCTGGAACACCGCTTCACAGTCACCGATGGATACGCGCCGCCCGCCTTTCACGCAGCGGTCGCGCCCCTGATCGAGCACTCCCCAGATCTGGAGCAGCTGCTGGACCCCGAGGCGCCCAGGATCGCTGCCAGTGCCTACCCGCAGAGTCCTGACGCCATGCCTGCCCTGGTCGAGGCCGGGGTGCAGGGCCTGGTGGTCGTTCCGGTGGTGGAGCGTGGTCAGCGGGTCGGGCTGGTGGCCTTTGTCTGGTTCCAGCCACGGCGGACCCTGCCGGGCGCGGCGCAGACCCTGGCAGCACGCGTGGCCGAACTGATTGGACGGGTCACTGAACGGCACGCCTACATCGAGGACCTGAAAAACACCCGCGAAGGCGCCCTGCTGGCGCTGGGCATGTCGCTGGAACTGCGGGACTTCGAGACCCACGGCCACACCGAACGGGTGGTCAGGCTCTCCACCCGCTTCGCCCACCACCTGGACCTGGGAGCCGAGGAGCGCGAGGGCCTGCGTCAGGGTGCCTACCTTCACGACGTCGGCAAGCTGGCCATTCCCGATTCCGTGCTGCTCAAGCCCGGTAAACTCGATGAGCACGAATGGCGGCTGATGCAGACCCACGCGGCCATCGGTGCCGACATGATTGAGCGCATTCCGACCATTCATCCGCTCGCGCGTGGCGTGATCCGCCATCACCACGAGCGCTGGGACGGCCGGGGCTATCCCGACGGCCTGTCCGGCGAGGGCATTCCGCTGGCCGCACGTGTGTTCAGCCTGGTGGATGTCTACGACGCGCTGACCAGCGAGCGGCCCTACAAGCGGGCCTGGACCCCCGCCGAGGCCTGTGAGGAAATCCGGCGTCAGGCCGGGACGCAGTTCGATCCGGCACTGGTCGAGGTGTTCCTGAAGCTCGTCGAGCCCCTTGAGCAGCCTCCACGCGGGACTGACCCCTACAGGAAGTCCGTGCTGTGA
- a CDS encoding M42 family metallopeptidase: protein MPENHNHTGAEAGHGDSPALAHLRQLVRLTGPSGSEEDIIRAVHRAASALADHTEMDAFGNVIAIRRAATEGARRMIVAAHMDEVGFRVRQITPTGFLRLEKVGGTDDRILPAQRVWVRTQQGRLMGVIGTKSAHLLADADRQRVVPAAELYVDIGARDADEAIGMGVHLGDPVGFVGVLTELGQNTGRYTAHAVDDRAGCAVLLALLERYQDTPPPVTVIFAFTVQEEVGLRGAQAVASAHQADVALALDMTAADDTPEFGPCHLQLGAGPAVKVMDFSTLSHPAVRRGLIAAADVGGVAIQHELLRGIGTDAGALQHSGQGIPAGAVSVANRYTHSPVEVVDERDLNGALELLHHFIQRLPDLDLRFVALGDG from the coding sequence ATGCCAGAAAACCACAACCACACGGGCGCAGAAGCAGGACACGGTGATTCTCCCGCCCTTGCACATCTGCGTCAGCTTGTCCGGCTGACCGGGCCCAGCGGAAGCGAGGAGGACATTATCCGCGCAGTCCACCGGGCCGCTTCGGCACTGGCCGACCACACCGAGATGGACGCTTTCGGGAATGTCATCGCCATCCGGCGGGCGGCCACGGAGGGAGCGCGCCGCATGATCGTGGCCGCACACATGGACGAGGTCGGCTTCCGGGTCAGGCAGATTACCCCGACCGGCTTTCTGCGGCTGGAAAAGGTGGGAGGCACCGATGACCGCATCCTCCCTGCCCAGCGCGTCTGGGTGCGCACGCAGCAGGGCCGCCTGATGGGCGTGATCGGCACGAAAAGTGCTCACCTGCTGGCCGACGCAGACCGGCAGCGGGTGGTGCCGGCAGCGGAACTGTACGTGGACATCGGCGCCCGCGACGCGGATGAAGCCATCGGGATGGGCGTTCACCTGGGAGACCCGGTGGGCTTTGTGGGCGTCCTGACCGAGCTGGGTCAGAACACCGGACGCTACACGGCCCACGCGGTGGACGACCGCGCCGGCTGCGCGGTGCTGCTGGCCCTGCTGGAGCGTTACCAGGACACCCCTCCACCGGTCACGGTCATCTTTGCCTTTACGGTCCAGGAGGAGGTCGGGCTACGCGGCGCCCAGGCTGTGGCCAGCGCCCACCAGGCAGATGTGGCCCTGGCCCTGGACATGACGGCGGCCGACGATACGCCCGAGTTTGGCCCCTGTCACCTTCAGCTGGGTGCCGGCCCCGCCGTGAAGGTGATGGACTTCTCGACCCTGTCGCATCCGGCGGTGAGGCGCGGGCTGATCGCCGCTGCGGACGTGGGCGGGGTCGCCATACAGCACGAACTGCTGCGCGGCATCGGCACCGACGCCGGAGCCCTGCAGCACAGCGGCCAGGGCATACCGGCCGGCGCCGTATCGGTCGCCAACCGCTACACCCACAGCCCCGTCGAGGTTGTGGACGAGCGTGACCTGAACGGCGCCCTGGAGCTGCTGCACCACTTTATCCAGCGCCTGCCGGACCTGGATCTGCGTTTCGTCGCGCTGGGCGACGGCTGA
- a CDS encoding aldo/keto reductase: protein MTTYRRLGRSGLHLFPIGLGTMQFGWSADEQTSFDIMDAYAAAGGNFLDTADIYSNWTPDNPGGVSEEIMGRWMKARGNRDQMVVATKVRGPMGPRGSEGRGTIHQREGLSRRWILKACEDSLRRMQVDHIDLYQAHWVDNQTPIEETLAAFTELVQRGYVRYIGCSNYSAWRLMQALWASDRHGLESYVSIQPEYSLLSPTRANFEREQQRVAVEYGLGVVPWSPLGGGMLTGKYRRGQPLPDSVRASENAARRFSDQNFDIVETLVAVAERHQAHPAQVSLAWLLAQPAVTAPIIGANSVEQLRELLGTVDVQLTEDDLAEITRVSDWERARTEREI from the coding sequence ATGACCACCTACCGCAGACTTGGCCGCAGCGGCCTGCACCTTTTCCCCATTGGCCTGGGCACCATGCAGTTCGGCTGGAGCGCCGACGAGCAGACGTCCTTTGACATCATGGACGCCTACGCCGCAGCCGGCGGTAACTTTCTGGACACCGCCGACATCTACAGCAACTGGACCCCCGACAACCCCGGAGGGGTGTCCGAGGAGATCATGGGCCGCTGGATGAAAGCCCGGGGGAACCGTGACCAGATGGTCGTGGCCACCAAGGTCCGGGGACCGATGGGCCCGCGCGGCAGCGAAGGCCGGGGCACCATTCACCAGCGTGAGGGGCTTTCAAGGCGCTGGATCCTGAAAGCCTGTGAGGACAGCCTGCGCCGCATGCAGGTGGATCACATCGATCTGTATCAGGCGCACTGGGTGGACAACCAGACGCCCATCGAGGAAACGCTCGCCGCCTTCACCGAACTGGTGCAGCGCGGTTACGTGCGCTACATCGGCTGCTCGAATTACAGCGCGTGGCGCCTGATGCAGGCCCTGTGGGCCAGCGACCGCCACGGCCTGGAAAGCTATGTCAGTATCCAGCCGGAGTACAGCCTGCTCTCCCCCACCCGCGCAAACTTCGAGCGCGAGCAGCAGCGTGTGGCCGTGGAGTACGGCCTGGGAGTGGTGCCCTGGAGCCCGCTGGGCGGGGGAATGCTGACCGGCAAGTACCGGCGCGGTCAGCCCCTGCCCGACAGTGTGCGTGCCAGCGAGAATGCCGCGCGGCGCTTCAGTGACCAGAACTTCGACATCGTCGAGACGCTCGTCGCGGTTGCGGAGCGGCACCAGGCCCACCCGGCGCAGGTCTCGCTGGCGTGGCTGCTCGCGCAGCCGGCCGTCACGGCACCGATTATCGGCGCCAACAGCGTCGAGCAGCTGCGGGAACTGCTGGGGACCGTGGATGTGCAGCTGACCGAAGACGATCTGGCCGAGATCACCCGCGTCAGCGACTGGGAGCGCGCCAGGACCGAACGGGAAATTTAA
- a CDS encoding SGNH/GDSL hydrolase family protein, whose translation MIFEANQTPLMIGDSITGAGRTQGQGEWGQGYVNMIRVLLLASCPGLNLKVINRGVSGDTARDLGARWEQDVTVHQPDWVSIKIGNNDVWRGYAGQPHEAVPPQEYQQRLSACWTAPFRQVRDRC comes from the coding sequence ATGATCTTTGAAGCAAACCAGACCCCGCTGATGATCGGGGACAGTATCACCGGCGCCGGGCGCACGCAGGGCCAGGGGGAGTGGGGACAGGGCTACGTGAACATGATCCGGGTCCTGCTGCTGGCCAGTTGCCCCGGGCTGAATCTGAAGGTCATCAACCGTGGGGTCAGCGGTGACACCGCGCGTGACCTGGGCGCCCGCTGGGAGCAGGACGTCACCGTCCACCAGCCGGACTGGGTCAGCATCAAGATCGGGAACAACGATGTCTGGCGGGGCTATGCCGGCCAGCCTCACGAGGCGGTGCCACCGCAGGAGTATCAGCAGCGGCTTTCGGCCTGCTGGACCGCACCCTTCAGGCAGGTGCGCGACCGCTGCTGA
- a CDS encoding tetratricopeptide repeat protein has protein sequence MTNFPSSPQDDQAPRPDTGQVEALLARASQLEQQDRPSALPVLYEALALAKQADQGSVARTLLQLATLEWRLSSFDSALDHADEALREFRHLADRHHEAWCLRLVGNIHGVQGQYLPASEFLQAAAALSRETDNRACLASCLNNLGIIANELGDYASGLEYLLEALKTYDEHDPHVLSTLNNIATHYRQLGQYASALEHHEQAVERARSMAGHGLTAAYIHNMAETLRKLDRHAEALPLLEESLGLSRQIGDRQTELLALDSLGLTRQALGAPELARQCYEEGLRLAPSARHPLAEVKLLMHHAALQPEGRRETLEQSLKLAQEKNLRAERLEAHDLLARFHREAGDFRLALDHLEQARAVERELFNEAQDHRTQALQIQYDLARTRASSEAQRQLNEQLRRANEELDAFSYTISHDLRAPVRHIKSFVGLLRGVVDTEANPKTGRYLGVIEDATDRLNSLIDAMLNFARQSREPLQLTQVDLGQLVGSVQTELAAQVHDQRVSWKIGTLPVVQGDPALLRQVVINLLSNALKYSRPRDESVVEVRSERQGAVWAFHVRDNGVGFDARYADRLFGVFQRLHRQDEFEGTGVGLATVQRIVARHGGEVSATSQAGEGATFTFTLPA, from the coding sequence ATGACGAATTTCCCTTCCAGCCCCCAGGACGATCAGGCACCCAGACCTGACACCGGTCAGGTTGAGGCTCTGCTGGCACGGGCTTCGCAGCTTGAGCAGCAGGACCGGCCCAGTGCCCTGCCGGTTCTGTACGAGGCCCTGGCCCTGGCGAAGCAGGCGGACCAGGGCAGCGTGGCCCGCACCCTGCTGCAACTGGCCACCCTGGAATGGCGTCTGTCCAGCTTTGACAGCGCCCTGGACCACGCCGATGAAGCCCTGCGGGAGTTCCGCCATCTGGCCGACCGGCACCACGAAGCCTGGTGTCTGCGTCTGGTCGGCAATATCCACGGGGTACAGGGACAGTATCTTCCGGCGTCCGAGTTTCTGCAGGCCGCTGCAGCACTGAGCCGTGAAACGGACAACCGGGCCTGTCTGGCGTCCTGCCTCAACAACCTCGGAATCATTGCCAATGAGCTGGGCGATTACGCGTCCGGACTGGAGTACCTGCTCGAAGCCTTGAAGACCTACGACGAGCACGATCCTCACGTCCTCTCGACCCTGAACAACATCGCGACCCACTACCGGCAGCTGGGTCAGTACGCCAGTGCGCTCGAACACCACGAGCAGGCGGTCGAACGTGCCCGTTCCATGGCGGGCCATGGGCTGACGGCGGCTTACATTCACAACATGGCCGAGACGCTTCGCAAGCTCGACCGTCACGCCGAGGCCCTGCCGCTGCTGGAAGAATCCCTGGGCCTATCCCGCCAGATCGGGGACCGCCAGACCGAACTGCTGGCCCTGGACAGTCTTGGGCTGACCCGGCAGGCCCTGGGAGCCCCGGAACTGGCCCGGCAATGCTACGAGGAAGGGCTGCGTCTGGCTCCTTCCGCGAGGCACCCGCTGGCTGAGGTGAAGCTGCTGATGCATCACGCGGCCCTGCAGCCTGAGGGCCGCCGGGAGACGCTGGAGCAGTCCCTGAAGCTGGCCCAGGAGAAGAATCTGCGCGCGGAGCGGCTGGAGGCCCACGACCTGCTGGCCCGGTTCCACCGCGAGGCGGGCGATTTCAGGCTTGCACTCGATCACCTGGAGCAGGCGCGGGCCGTGGAAAGGGAGCTGTTCAATGAGGCTCAGGACCACCGGACCCAGGCGCTGCAGATTCAATATGACCTCGCCCGAACACGTGCATCGAGCGAAGCGCAGCGTCAGCTCAACGAGCAGCTGAGACGTGCGAACGAGGAACTCGATGCTTTCAGTTACACGATCTCGCACGACCTGCGGGCGCCGGTGCGGCACATCAAAAGCTTTGTCGGGCTGCTGCGCGGCGTGGTGGATACAGAGGCAAATCCCAAGACCGGGCGGTATCTGGGCGTCATCGAGGACGCCACCGACCGCCTGAATAGCCTGATCGACGCCATGCTGAACTTTGCGCGTCAGTCGCGCGAACCTCTGCAGCTGACCCAGGTAGACCTGGGGCAACTGGTGGGGTCGGTTCAGACCGAACTTGCCGCGCAGGTGCACGACCAGCGCGTGTCATGGAAGATCGGCACCCTGCCGGTGGTGCAGGGGGATCCGGCGCTGCTGAGGCAGGTGGTGATCAACCTGCTGTCCAACGCCCTGAAGTATTCGCGGCCGCGTGACGAAAGTGTGGTTGAGGTCCGGTCGGAACGTCAGGGGGCGGTATGGGCCTTTCATGTCCGCGACAACGGCGTCGGCTTCGATGCCCGGTATGCCGACCGGCTGTTCGGCGTGTTTCAGCGCCTTCACCGGCAGGACGAATTTGAAGGCACCGGCGTCGGGCTGGCCACCGTGCAGCGAATAGTGGCGCGGCACGGTGGCGAGGTGTCGGCCACGTCACAGGCCGGAGAGGGCGCCACTTTTACCTTCACCTTGCCGGCCTGA
- a CDS encoding MFS transporter, protein MSFSGREIPIHVVGAVAFAVQGMYISLYGPMYPRLLEHFQLSQAQVGWIASANFLGSSSAMLGATWLMGRFGVRRMLTISPLLVGVGAIGVGISGSWTLALVFALIAGLGTGGVSSGINISLASLPERSAPVLNAVNGMFGLGSVLGPLLVATLPGSTTRWPFVVVGLLAFMVLAVARGLPHTAPTSAPRDTVPRAKRGITLFTLLLFLYVMTEVGAGSWMTTHLAPQLGARNAAALVSGFWLAFMLGRFAGAPLAARFAPQVLVPASAVLAIGAAGLATIPDLRVAAYILLGLVLAPIFPTTVAWYGQHLTPRRLPVAMTGGTMGAVAIQPLMGLAVSSSSVAAIPLVLLVLAGCVLAVSVWIRLFQGPPEADPA, encoded by the coding sequence ATGTCATTCTCTGGCCGGGAAATTCCTATTCATGTTGTTGGTGCCGTCGCCTTCGCGGTCCAGGGGATGTACATCTCGCTGTATGGCCCGATGTATCCACGTCTGCTGGAGCATTTCCAGCTATCGCAGGCGCAGGTCGGATGGATTGCCAGTGCAAATTTTCTGGGCTCCAGCAGCGCCATGCTGGGAGCCACCTGGCTGATGGGGCGCTTCGGCGTGCGCCGGATGCTGACCATCTCGCCGCTTCTGGTGGGTGTGGGTGCCATCGGGGTCGGCATTTCTGGAAGCTGGACGCTGGCCCTGGTGTTTGCCCTGATCGCCGGCCTGGGCACCGGCGGTGTCAGCAGCGGAATCAACATTTCGCTGGCCAGTCTTCCGGAGCGCTCTGCGCCCGTGCTCAACGCGGTCAACGGCATGTTCGGACTGGGGTCTGTTCTCGGGCCTCTGCTGGTGGCGACACTGCCCGGCAGCACCACGCGCTGGCCCTTCGTCGTGGTCGGCCTGCTGGCCTTCATGGTCCTGGCGGTCGCCCGTGGCCTGCCCCATACAGCACCCACCTCAGCCCCCCGGGACACGGTTCCCCGGGCAAAACGCGGCATTACGCTGTTCACGTTGCTGCTCTTCCTGTACGTGATGACTGAAGTTGGTGCCGGAAGCTGGATGACCACCCACCTCGCCCCGCAGCTGGGCGCCCGCAACGCTGCGGCCCTGGTCAGCGGGTTCTGGCTGGCCTTTATGCTGGGCCGCTTTGCCGGAGCACCGCTGGCCGCGAGATTTGCGCCGCAGGTGCTGGTTCCGGCCTCAGCGGTCCTGGCCATCGGCGCCGCCGGGCTCGCCACCATTCCCGACCTGCGCGTAGCCGCGTACATCCTGCTGGGGCTTGTTCTGGCCCCGATCTTCCCGACTACGGTGGCCTGGTACGGCCAGCACCTCACCCCCCGGCGGCTCCCAGTCGCGATGACCGGCGGGACCATGGGAGCGGTGGCCATTCAGCCTCTGATGGGTCTGGCGGTCAGTTCCTCCAGCGTCGCAGCAATTCCCCTGGTGCTGCTGGTGCTCGCGGGCTGTGTCCTGGCAGTCTCTGTCTGGATCCGCCTGTTTCAGGGTCCACCCGAAGCCGACCCTGCGTGA